One genomic segment of Ricinus communis isolate WT05 ecotype wild-type chromosome 3, ASM1957865v1, whole genome shotgun sequence includes these proteins:
- the LOC8287906 gene encoding U-box domain-containing protein 21 — MVFGWRRNRSAAGKKPQASSNMELVIPNHYLCPISLDLMKDPVTLSSGITYDRESIEAWLEAGNFTCPVTGLVLRSFDQIPNHTLRAMIQEWCVEHRRYGVERIPTPRVPVSPIQVSETLSCLDASTKRLDQYGCVELVQKIKRWSSESERNRRCIVANGASGVLAAAFSAFSRDSSRRNDSVLEEILSAIAPMMLPMSDSESQIYLSSPDSLCTMVRFLEHGDLSSKQNSIIALKELLSSDEQHAEALASFEEVHELLFKFIKDPVCPKITKASLVVIFHLLSSHSSGGNIKSTFAKMGLVPLIIGIIIGSERSICEGALGVLDKLCDCEEGREEAYSNALTWPVLVKKILRVSELATQYSVSAIWKLNKYGRKEKVLVEALQVGAFQKLVLLLQVGCGNETKEKATELLKLMNPYRSELECIESVDFKNLKRSF, encoded by the coding sequence ATGGTTTTTGGTTGGCGGAGGAACAGAAGTGCTGCTGGCAAGAAGCCGCAAGCCAGCTCGAATATGGAGCTTGTAATTCCCAATCATTATCTTTGCCCAATATCTCTAGATCTTATGAAAGATCCAGTCACTTTGTCATCTGGGATAACTTATGATCGAGAAAGCATAGAGGCATGGCTTGAAGCTGGAAATTTCACATGTCCTGTTACAGGTCTAGTGCTCAGGAGTTTTGATCAGATACCCAATCATACTCTCAGGGCAATGATCCAAGAGTGGTGTGTGGAGCACAGGAGATATGGCGTCGAACGTATTCCAACACCAAGAGTTCCTGTCTCCCCAATTCAGGTGTCTGAGACTCTTTCCTGTCTGGATGCTTCAACTAAGCGTTTGGATCAGTACGGATGCGTAGAATTGGTGCAGAAAATTAAGAGATGGAGCAGTGAAAGTGAGCGTAATAGACGTTGCATTGTAGCAAATGGAGCAAGTGGAGTGTTGGCTGCAGCATTTAGTGCCTTCTCCAGGGATTCTTCCAGAAGAAATGATAGTGTTCTTGAGGAAATATTATCAGCAATTGCTCCGATGATGCTTCCTATGTCAGATTCAGAATCCCAAATATATCTGAGCTCACCAGATTCATTATGTACCATGGTACGGTTCTTGGAACATGGAGATCTGTCATCCAAACAGAATTCAATCATCGCACTGAAAGAGCTTCTTTCTTCTGATGAACAGCATGCAGAAGCACTAGCATCATTTGAAGAAGTGCATGAACTGCTATTTAAGTTCATAAAAGACCCGGTATGTCCTAAGATAACCAAAGCTTCCCTTGTAGTAATTTTCCATCTTCTTTCTTCCCATTCTTCTGGTGGAAACATCAAATCCACATTTGCGAAAATGGGTTTGGTTCCTTTAATCATAGGAATCATCATCGGCTCAGAGAGGAGCATATGCGAGGGAGCTTTAGGTGTTCTTGATAAACTTTGCGACTGTGAAGAAGGGAGAGAAGAGGCTTATAGCAATGCCCTAACATGGCCAGTCTTGGTGAAGAAAATCTTGCGAGTTTCAGAACTGGCAACGCAGTATTCAGTTTCAGCCATTTGGAAGCTTAATAAATATGGAAGGAAAGAGAAAGTTTTGGTCGAAGCACTTCAGGTTGGTGCTTTCCAAAAGCTGGTATTACTGTTACAAGTTGGCTGTGGTAATGAGACAAAAGAGAAAGCAACTGAGCTTTTGAAGCTAATGAATCCTTACAGAAGTGAATTGGAGTGCATTGAGTCTGTTGATTTCAAGAATCTCAAGCGTTCATTTTGA